The following proteins are encoded in a genomic region of Petrotoga sp. 9PWA.NaAc.5.4:
- the cmk gene encoding (d)CMP kinase, with the protein MYIKNKKLIIAIDGPAGSGKSTIAEKLSELLHIFHLNSGALYRIIGLYLNQQGISPKDLEKVETALQEIDIEIKDNKYFLNGKDVTEEIKTLEAGKLASAFSQNPSIRKKVNEIIKDVSKSIDIVVDGRDIGTVVLPNSDLKIFLTATLEERARRRWKELKVKGENVSYQEILNEIYERDNADSKRSIAPLKPAKDALIIDTTNKSIQEVVEEILSILRRKEINGNKSF; encoded by the coding sequence ATGTATATAAAAAATAAAAAATTAATAATAGCTATAGATGGTCCTGCTGGATCTGGAAAATCAACGATAGCAGAAAAGCTTTCGGAGTTATTACATATATTTCATTTGAATAGTGGTGCATTATATAGAATAATAGGTCTATATCTGAATCAACAAGGAATTAGCCCTAAAGATTTAGAAAAGGTAGAGACAGCTTTGCAAGAAATAGACATTGAGATAAAAGATAATAAGTATTTTTTAAATGGAAAAGATGTAACTGAAGAGATAAAAACTTTGGAAGCGGGGAAATTGGCATCAGCATTTTCTCAAAATCCATCAATTAGGAAAAAGGTTAATGAAATAATAAAAGATGTATCGAAAAGTATTGACATAGTTGTTGATGGAAGAGACATAGGTACAGTTGTGCTACCCAACTCTGATTTAAAAATCTTTTTGACAGCGACGCTTGAAGAAAGAGCAAGAAGAAGATGGAAAGAATTAAAGGTCAAAGGTGAGAATGTTTCTTATCAAGAAATATTGAATGAAATCTATGAAAGAGACAACGCTGATTCAAAAAGGTCTATAGCGCCGTTAAAGCCAGCTAAAGATGCGTTAATTATAGATACTACTAATAAATCTATTCAAGAAGTAGTTGAAGAAATATTAAGCATTTTGAGGAGAAAAGAAATAAATGGAAATAAAAGTTTCTAA
- the aspS gene encoding aspartate--tRNA ligase, giving the protein MFQKRTHHCNQLRKEDINQEVILNGWIDRVRDLGGIIFILIRDRYGKTQVVFDSNENKELYEKALKLRNEYVVSIKGKVRLRPEKDINPNMETGEIEVLALNLEILSESETPPIYINVEEEVSENLRLKYRYLDLRKEKMQKNLITRHKVMKTTRDFLSSLDFLEVETPYLTKSTPEGARDFLVPSRLKPGTFYALPQSPQLFKQLLMVSGFDKYFQIARCFRDEDFRADRQPEFTQIDLEASFVTKEDILDLTEKLIKEIFQKSINFFDVHIPFKRYTYDYLINTYGSDKPDTRYGMEFLELTDYFRNTEANFIKKAIDEGSIIKGFLIKNGSEKFSRKKLDELIEFSKEMGSSVLIWISYGDEVRSNIKKVAEKEINMLLEHGIIKKKAVMLLTMGELQSVNNILGQLRNKIIKEEFSKKEGFEFLWVTDFPMFAWDKEEGRIVAEHHPFTMPNLEDLERYAKTDPMKIKSESYDLVINGYEIASGSIRIHNREVQKEVFRIIGLNESEIEEKFGFLIEAFKYGVPPHGGIALGMDRLVSILVGEESIKEVIAFPKTASGSDPMTGAPSVVSSRQLEELHIILTISSDLAGQ; this is encoded by the coding sequence TTGTTCCAAAAAAGAACGCACCATTGTAATCAACTTAGAAAAGAAGACATAAATCAAGAAGTAATTCTAAATGGTTGGATAGATAGAGTGAGAGATTTAGGAGGAATTATTTTTATTCTTATTAGAGACAGATACGGTAAAACACAAGTTGTTTTTGATTCCAATGAGAATAAAGAACTATATGAAAAAGCTTTAAAACTTAGAAATGAGTATGTTGTTTCAATTAAAGGGAAAGTAAGATTAAGGCCAGAAAAAGATATTAATCCAAACATGGAAACCGGAGAAATAGAAGTTTTGGCTCTTAATTTAGAAATATTATCCGAATCTGAAACACCTCCTATATACATAAACGTTGAAGAAGAAGTATCCGAAAATTTAAGGCTAAAATATAGATATTTGGATTTAAGAAAAGAAAAGATGCAAAAAAATTTAATTACTCGTCATAAAGTGATGAAAACAACCAGAGATTTTCTTTCTTCTTTAGATTTTTTAGAAGTTGAAACTCCTTATTTAACCAAATCTACACCCGAAGGTGCAAGGGATTTTTTGGTACCTTCACGTCTTAAACCCGGTACATTTTATGCTTTGCCGCAATCTCCCCAATTATTCAAACAACTTTTGATGGTGTCAGGATTTGATAAGTATTTTCAAATAGCTCGATGTTTTAGAGACGAAGATTTTAGGGCGGATAGGCAACCGGAATTCACTCAAATTGATTTAGAAGCTTCTTTTGTAACCAAAGAGGATATTCTTGATTTAACAGAGAAACTCATAAAAGAGATTTTTCAAAAGTCAATAAATTTTTTTGATGTACACATACCTTTTAAAAGGTATACTTATGATTATCTAATAAATACATATGGAAGTGATAAACCAGATACCAGATATGGTATGGAATTTCTTGAATTAACTGACTATTTTAGAAATACCGAAGCTAACTTTATAAAAAAAGCAATCGATGAAGGTTCCATAATAAAAGGATTTTTAATAAAAAATGGTTCAGAAAAGTTTTCGAGAAAAAAATTGGATGAGCTTATAGAGTTTTCAAAAGAAATGGGGAGCTCTGTATTAATATGGATATCTTATGGTGATGAGGTTAGATCAAATATCAAAAAAGTGGCTGAAAAAGAAATAAATATGTTATTAGAGCATGGTATAATAAAAAAGAAAGCTGTAATGCTTTTGACTATGGGGGAACTACAGTCAGTTAACAATATATTAGGTCAATTGCGAAACAAAATAATTAAGGAGGAGTTTTCAAAAAAAGAAGGGTTTGAATTTTTATGGGTTACAGATTTTCCTATGTTCGCATGGGATAAGGAAGAAGGAAGAATTGTTGCAGAACATCATCCTTTTACTATGCCTAACTTGGAAGACTTGGAAAGATATGCGAAAACAGATCCGATGAAGATAAAATCAGAATCTTATGATTTAGTAATAAATGGATATGAAATTGCAAGCGGAAGTATAAGGATTCACAATAGAGAAGTTCAAAAAGAAGTTTTTAGAATAATAGGACTGAATGAAAGTGAAATAGAAGAAAAATTTGGTTTTTTAATCGAAGCGTTTAAATATGGAGTACCTCCTCATGGAGGAATAGCTTTAGGAATGGATAGACTTGTTAGTATTTTAGTCGGTGAAGAGTCAATAAAAGAAGTTATAGCTTTTCCTAAAACAGCTTCCGGTTCTGATCCTATGACAGGAGCTCCTTCTGTGGTTTCAAGTAGGCAATTAGAAGAATTGCACATTATTTTAACAATATCGAGTGATTTAGCAGGGCAATAA
- a CDS encoding S-layer homology domain-containing protein translates to MKKVGIVLLLLFVSVGMMAQSFKDVPVNHWAYEAVERLSKIGIIEGYPDGTFKGLENMNRYQLTVALSRTLDYTEKSLIAPLAQRVATLEQRVNTLSTSPAIPSADLQELQNRLNTVANNVSTVQNRVDSISSNVSNLQSTVTRLDNSVKELQNSYELLGYTTTKIDELERKVNSITASTVTKSDIDALNTRVSRLETSVTSLNSNYQNLSQTTSSLQTQIRNLEAANVTIQNNVTKANEEIARMNSLVNNLNSKVNSKVDVTDFNQLKSTTDQLSSQIAANTQRITQLNSNVQSVQTNVSQLSTEVREVRTIAESKQGGGINFLDIIISVVISSAITFVLTNFL, encoded by the coding sequence GTGAAAAAGGTAGGTATTGTTCTTTTATTGTTGTTTGTTAGTGTTGGTATGATGGCTCAAAGTTTTAAAGATGTTCCTGTGAACCACTGGGCATACGAAGCGGTAGAAAGGCTTTCAAAGATCGGCATCATAGAGGGCTATCCAGACGGTACTTTTAAAGGATTGGAAAATATGAACAGATATCAGTTAACAGTCGCCCTTTCAAGGACCTTAGACTATACAGAAAAAAGCCTGATCGCTCCTTTAGCTCAGCGTGTAGCAACTTTGGAACAAAGGGTAAATACTTTATCAACTTCTCCTGCTATTCCTTCGGCTGATTTGCAGGAACTTCAAAACAGGTTAAATACAGTTGCAAACAACGTTTCTACGGTTCAAAACAGGGTAGATTCTATTTCAAGTAATGTTTCTAACCTTCAAAGCACAGTAACAAGATTAGACAACTCTGTCAAAGAGCTTCAAAATTCTTATGAATTATTAGGATACACTACAACAAAAATCGACGAACTCGAAAGAAAAGTCAATTCCATAACTGCTTCCACTGTAACTAAAAGTGATATAGATGCTTTAAATACAAGAGTTTCCAGGTTAGAAACTTCTGTTACAAGTTTAAATAGTAACTATCAGAATTTATCACAAACCACATCTTCACTTCAAACACAGATAAGAAATTTAGAAGCCGCTAACGTTACTATACAAAATAACGTTACAAAAGCTAATGAAGAAATAGCAAGAATGAATTCTTTAGTTAACAATCTGAACTCTAAAGTAAATTCAAAAGTAGATGTCACAGATTTTAATCAGCTTAAAAGTACAACGGATCAACTCAGTAGTCAAATAGCTGCGAACACACAAAGAATAACCCAATTAAACTCTAATGTTCAAAGTGTACAAACAAATGTTTCTCAACTTTCTACTGAAGTTAGAGAAGTAAGAACTATAGCTGAAAGTAAACAAGGCGGCGGAATTAATTTCTTAGATATAATTATTTCTGTTGTTATCTCTTCTGCAATTACTTTTGTATTAACAAATTTCTTATAA
- a CDS encoding TIGR00153 family protein — protein MKLFFGKKEEKIIDLFSKHLSKIEEGLSSFEEMVVSYLNNDKEKTKETLEKISEIESEADSLRRKTESVMYEGAFLPNFRGDLLGLIEAADKVMNKIQSVSEILEFQKPNIPEEFKEDFLGQIQLVKKSYKFLKKSIESLFENIEKGHEFVKKVEEYEHKEDILEKALIKKLFDMEKLQLAEKIQLKDLFLQIGDIADRAEDASDRVEIIILKRNIK, from the coding sequence ATGAAACTTTTTTTTGGTAAAAAAGAGGAAAAGATTATAGATCTATTTTCAAAGCATTTAAGCAAAATCGAAGAAGGATTGTCTTCGTTTGAAGAGATGGTTGTATCGTATTTAAATAATGACAAGGAAAAAACCAAGGAGACACTTGAAAAAATATCTGAAATCGAGAGTGAAGCAGATTCTTTGAGAAGAAAGACAGAGAGTGTTATGTACGAAGGGGCTTTTTTACCGAATTTCAGAGGAGATCTTTTGGGGCTTATTGAAGCCGCAGATAAAGTTATGAATAAAATTCAAAGTGTATCAGAAATTTTAGAGTTTCAAAAACCTAATATTCCTGAAGAATTTAAAGAGGATTTCTTGGGTCAAATCCAGCTTGTAAAAAAGAGTTATAAATTTTTGAAAAAATCTATAGAATCATTATTTGAAAACATTGAAAAGGGGCATGAATTTGTTAAAAAGGTTGAAGAGTACGAACATAAAGAAGATATATTAGAAAAAGCTTTAATAAAAAAATTATTTGATATGGAAAAATTACAATTAGCCGAAAAAATACAGCTAAAAGATTTATTCTTACAAATTGGGGATATAGCAGATAGAGCGGAAGATGCTTCTGATAGGGTAGAAATAATAATTTTGAAAAGAAACATAAAATAA
- the ileS gene encoding isoleucine--tRNA ligase — protein MDYKDTINLPKTNFKMKANLVEKEPTILKKWEEIDIANYIKNHRKDCEKFILHDGPPYANGDIHIGTALNKILKDIVLKYKTLKGFNTPYIPGWDTHGLPIEHNVTTQLGEKANELNKLQIRKICEEYALKFVDIQRNSFKRLGVIGFWDTPYLTLDPKYEAKVLEVLKSLVDSGNVYRGKKPIYWCTECKTALAEAEVEYHDHTSDSIYVKFPMKDEKETYIIIWTTTPWTLPANTAIAVHPDYDYSKIKVDGEYWILAKDLIKRTLQEANISNFEIIETYKGKELEGRKAFHPFMNRESLIVLADYVTLEDGTGCVHTAPGHGVDDYKTGLKYNLPMISPVDDKGYFTKEAGKYEGLKIWDANKVIIKDLNDSHFLVAAGKITHSYPHCWRCKNPIIFRATEQWFIDLEKNGYREKVLEQIKEVNWIPKWGENRITSMVKERPDWVISRQRAWGIPIPAVKCKNCGEVIFNSEIIENFIEIVKENGTNAWFEKNIEDLLPHGITCSKCGSSKFEKEEDILDVWIDSGASFEAVVNSTEDLKKFPVDLYLEGSDQHRGWFQSSIFLSVAKHGIAPYKSVLTHGFIKDEEGRKMSKSLGNVVNPKEVVDKYGADILRLWVASADYTVDIKISYNILQQQVETYRKLRNTLRFLLGNIYDYDPKKDSIAYEDMLEIDRWAILKLHKLIREITKAYENYEFYKVHYLLNNFCTIDMSATYLDIIKDRLYVEGKNSNLRRSAQTVLYETVLALTKMMAPILPFTAEEVYDHLDELKTYETIFAETWPSYNENYIDKGLEEKWDKILDFRDDVLKALEEKRKEKLIGNSLEAKVIVELSDDFLKEVISSYDSTFIADILIVSQFELGIVDNGFDGRNGKIKVVKAEGEKCERCWKVDPNTGLDTEFPNVCPRCASVLKEERNG, from the coding sequence TTCTAAAAGATATTGTTTTAAAATACAAAACTCTTAAGGGTTTTAACACTCCTTATATTCCGGGATGGGACACTCATGGTCTTCCAATAGAGCATAATGTTACTACACAACTTGGAGAAAAAGCTAACGAACTAAACAAATTACAAATCAGAAAAATTTGTGAAGAATATGCACTAAAATTTGTAGATATACAAAGGAATAGCTTTAAAAGATTAGGAGTAATTGGTTTCTGGGATACTCCTTACTTGACTTTGGATCCGAAATATGAAGCAAAAGTTTTAGAAGTTTTAAAAAGTTTGGTAGATTCAGGAAATGTTTATAGAGGTAAAAAACCAATATACTGGTGTACTGAATGTAAAACAGCTTTGGCAGAGGCAGAAGTTGAATACCATGATCATACATCTGATTCTATCTATGTTAAGTTTCCAATGAAAGATGAAAAAGAAACTTACATTATAATATGGACGACCACACCATGGACTCTACCAGCAAATACCGCTATTGCTGTGCATCCTGATTATGATTATTCGAAAATTAAAGTAGATGGTGAATATTGGATTTTAGCAAAAGATTTGATAAAAAGAACATTACAAGAAGCGAATATAAGTAATTTTGAAATAATTGAAACATACAAAGGAAAAGAATTAGAAGGTAGAAAGGCTTTTCATCCTTTTATGAATAGAGAAAGTTTAATCGTCTTGGCGGATTATGTAACTTTAGAAGATGGGACTGGCTGTGTGCATACGGCACCAGGTCATGGAGTTGATGATTATAAAACAGGTTTAAAATATAATCTGCCTATGATTTCTCCTGTAGATGATAAAGGATATTTTACAAAGGAAGCTGGGAAATATGAAGGTTTAAAGATTTGGGATGCAAATAAAGTAATTATAAAAGATCTAAATGATTCACATTTTCTTGTAGCTGCTGGTAAAATAACTCATTCTTATCCACATTGCTGGAGATGTAAGAACCCTATTATTTTTAGAGCGACAGAACAGTGGTTTATTGACTTAGAAAAGAATGGATATCGCGAAAAAGTTTTAGAACAAATAAAGGAAGTTAACTGGATTCCAAAATGGGGAGAAAACAGAATAACTTCTATGGTGAAAGAAAGACCGGACTGGGTAATTTCAAGGCAAAGAGCTTGGGGTATCCCTATTCCTGCTGTAAAATGTAAAAACTGTGGAGAAGTCATATTTAACTCAGAAATTATAGAGAATTTTATTGAAATTGTAAAAGAAAATGGAACTAATGCATGGTTTGAAAAAAATATAGAAGATTTATTACCACATGGAATTACTTGCTCAAAATGCGGAAGTTCAAAATTTGAAAAAGAAGAAGATATATTAGATGTCTGGATAGATTCTGGAGCTTCCTTTGAAGCTGTGGTTAATAGCACAGAAGATCTTAAAAAATTCCCAGTTGATTTGTACCTTGAAGGAAGCGATCAACACAGGGGTTGGTTTCAAAGTTCAATATTTTTGTCTGTAGCAAAACACGGTATTGCTCCTTACAAATCGGTATTAACTCACGGATTTATAAAAGATGAAGAAGGCAGAAAGATGTCAAAATCTTTAGGTAACGTAGTTAATCCTAAAGAAGTGGTTGATAAATATGGAGCAGATATACTTAGGTTATGGGTTGCATCTGCAGATTACACTGTGGATATAAAAATTTCTTACAATATTTTACAACAACAGGTTGAAACTTATCGTAAATTGAGAAATACCCTTAGGTTCTTGTTAGGTAATATTTACGATTACGATCCTAAAAAGGATTCGATAGCTTATGAAGATATGTTAGAAATAGATAGATGGGCTATATTGAAACTTCATAAATTAATAAGAGAAATAACTAAGGCATATGAAAATTATGAATTTTATAAGGTACATTATTTATTAAATAATTTTTGTACAATCGATATGAGCGCTACTTATTTAGATATAATAAAAGATAGACTGTATGTTGAAGGTAAAAATTCTAATTTGAGAAGATCTGCGCAAACAGTTTTATATGAGACTGTTCTGGCGCTAACAAAGATGATGGCGCCGATACTTCCATTTACAGCAGAAGAAGTGTACGATCACCTTGATGAATTAAAAACATATGAAACTATTTTTGCTGAAACATGGCCTTCTTATAATGAAAATTATATTGATAAAGGATTAGAAGAAAAATGGGATAAGATTTTGGACTTTAGAGACGATGTTTTGAAAGCTCTTGAAGAAAAAAGGAAAGAAAAGTTAATAGGAAATTCTTTAGAAGCAAAAGTAATAGTAGAATTGTCTGACGATTTTTTGAAAGAAGTTATTAGTTCTTATGATAGTACCTTTATTGCGGACATATTAATAGTTTCTCAATTTGAATTAGGTATAGTAGATAATGGTTTTGATGGTAGAAATGGGAAAATAAAAGTTGTAAAAGCAGAAGGAGAAAAATGTGAAAGATGTTGGAAAGTTGACCCAAATACAGGATTAGATACGGAATTTCCCAATGTATGTCCTCGTTGTGCAAGCGTATTAAAAGAAGAAAGAAATGGGTGA